One Pieris napi chromosome Z, ilPieNapi1.2, whole genome shotgun sequence DNA window includes the following coding sequences:
- the LOC125062818 gene encoding paramyosin, long form yields MSAVAKTSKYTYRSSGGGTTDVNIEYSADLSALSRLEDKIRLIHDDLESERELRQRIEREKADLSVQVIQLSERLEEAEGGAESQFEINRKRDTELTKLRKLLEDVHLESEETAHLLKKKHQEIVVDFQEQIDKLTHSKSRAEKEKSKFQAEVYELLAQVENITKEKITISKTCERLEITVSELHVRIEELNRTIVDITSHKQRLSQENVELVKEVQDLKVNIENVLYLKSQVISQLEDARRRLEDDERRRSILEANLHQVEIDLESVRVQLEEESEARLDLERQLVKASGEVQHWRSKFEAEAAARAEEIEEIRRKYSIRIQEQEEQIETLIAKISSVEKQKSRLQSEVEVLIIDLEKANGTARELQKRTDQLERVNIEIKSRLEETVQLYEQSQRDLRIKQTEIQRISHELDKTREQKDSLGRENKKLGDELHDARATVTELTRRLHELEIELRRLENEREELTAAYKEAEAGRKAEEQRAQRLASDLGQFRHEAERRLQEKDEEIESIRKQTSIEIEQLNARVVEAETKLKTEVIRIKKKLQIQITELELSLDVANKTNIDLQKTIKKQSLQLTEIQTHYDEIQRQLQVTLDQYGVAQRRIQSLTGEVEEIRGNYEQALRAKRTVEQSFEEAQTRINELTVINVNLSSSRAKIEQELAVVAADYDEITKELRIADERYQRVQTELKHTVEHLHEEQERIVKIETIKKSLEIEVKNISVRLEEVEANAIVGGKRIISKLEARLKDMELELDEEKRRHAETIKILRKKERQVKEIMIQCEEDQKNITLLQDSLEKCSQKVNIYKRQLTEQEGMSQQSVTRVRRFQRELEAAEDRADTAESNLSLIRAKHRTFVTTSTVPGSQVYLVQESRALSTE; encoded by the exons ATGTCCGCCGTGGCGAAGACTTCCAAGTATACCTACCGCAGCAGCGGCGGCGGCACCACCGACGTTAACATCGAGTATAGCGCCGACCTGAGTGCTCTCTCCAGGCTGGAG GACAAGATACGTCTCATCCATGATGACCTGGAATCCGAAAGGGAGCTACGTCAGAGG atTGAAAGAGAGAAGGCGGACTTAAGCGTGCAAGTTATCCAGCTCTCGGAGAGGCTAGAGGAGGCTGAAGGTGGAGCTGAGAGTCAG TTCGAGATCAACAGAAAACGAGACACGGAGCTAACCAAGCTTCGTAAGCTTCTAGAAGATGTTCATCTCGAATCTGAGGAAACAGCCCATTTACTCAAGAAGAAGCATCAGGAAATCGTTGTCGACTTCCAGGAACAGATCGACAAACTTACACACAGCAAAAGCAG GGCCGAGAAAGAGAAGTCTAAGTTCCAGGCTGAAGTATACGAGCTCTTGGCCCAAGTGGAGAACATAACCAAGGAAAAGATCACAATCTCTAAGACATGTGAAAGGCTGGAAATCACCGTCAGCGAACTTCATGTAAGAATTGAAGAACTTAACCGCACCATTGTGGACATTACGTCGCACAAGCAGCGCCTGTCTCAGGAGAACGTTGAGCTCGTCAAGGAAGTTCAGGACCTTAAG GTGAACATCGAAAACGTACTGTACCTTAAGAGCCAGGTTATCAGCCAGCTCGAGGACGCGCGTCGCAGGCTCGAGGATGATGAGAGAAGGCGCTCTATTCTTGAAGCCAACCTTCACCAA GTTGAAATCGACTTGGAATCCGTCCGCGTCCAACTAGAAGAGGAGTCTGAGGCTCGTTTGGACCTTGAACGTCAGCTTGTGAAGGCCAGTGGCGAAGTACAGCACTGGAGATCTAAGTTTGAGGCTGAGGCTGCTGCCAGAGCCGAAGAGATTGAAGAGATCCGTCGCAAGTACTCCATCCGCATCCAGGAGCAAGAAGAACAAATCGAAACTCTCATTGCCAAGATCAGCAGCGTTGAGAAGCAGAAATCTCGTCTACAGAGTGAG GTTGAAGTGCTCATAATCGACTTGGAGAAGGCCAACGGAACTGCCCGGGAGTTACAAAAGAGAACTGACCAACTTGAGCGTGTGAATATCGAGATCAAGTCCAGACTAGAAGAGACAGTACAGTTGTACGAGCAGAGCCAGCGAGACCTTCGCATCAAGCAGACTGAGATTCAACGCATCAGCCACGAGCTCGACAAGACCCGCGAACAGAAAGATTCTCTTGGTCGCGAGAACAAGAAGCTGGGTG ATGAATTGCACGACGCCCGCGCCACTGTTACGGAGTTGACCCGCCGTCTTCACGAGCTCGAGATCGAGCTGCGCCGTCTTGAGAACGAGCGAGAGGAACTCACCGCTGCATACAAGGAGGCTGAGGCT GGCCGTAAAGCTGAAGAGCAACGGGCCCAAAGATTGGCCTCTGATCTTGGCCAATTCCGCCATGAGGCTGAGCGCCGCCTCCAGGAGAAGGATGAGGAAATCGAATCCATTCG CAAGCAGACCAGCATTGAGATTGAACAGCTGAACGCTCGTGTCGTTGAAGCTGAAACCAAGCTCAAGACCGAGGTCATCCGTATCAAGAAGAAGCTGCAGATCCAGATCACTGAACTAGAACTGTCTCTTGATGTTGCCAACAAGACCAACATTGATCTGCAGAAGACTATCAAGAAACAATCTCTGCAG CTGACTGAGATCCAGACCCACTATGACGAGATTCAAAGGCAGTTGCAAGTCACTCTTGACCAATACGGTGTGGCTCAACGTAGAATTCAATCTCTTACTGGTGAGGTCGAAGAAATCCGTGGCAATTACGAACAG gcCCTTCGTGCTAAGCGCACTGTAGAACAATCCTTTGAAGAAGCCCAGACACGCATCAACGAATTGACTGTCATCAACGTCAACCTGTCTAGCAGCAGAGCCAAGATTGAGCAAGAATTGGCCGTTGTTGCCGCTGACTACGATGAAATCACCAAGGAGTTGCGTATTGCTGATGAACGTTACCAGCGTGTGCAg ACCGAGCTGAAGCACACCGTTGAGCACTTGCACGAAGAGCAAGAGAGAATCGTTAAGATCGAGACTATCAAGAAGTCTCTTGAAATTGAAGTCAAG aacATTTCCGTTCGCTTGGAAGAAGTTGAAGCTAACGCCATTGTCGGTGGCAAGCGCATCATCAGCAAGCTGGAGGCTCGCCTCAAGGATATGGAACTTGAACTGGACGAGGAGAAGAGGAGACACGCCGAGACCATCAAAATTCTGCGCAAGAAGGAACGTCAAGTCAAGGAGATCATGATCCAATGTGAAGAGGACCAGAAGAACATCACTCTCCTTCAAGACTCTCTGGAGAAATGCAGCCAGAAGGTCAACATCTACAAGAGGCAGTTGACTGAACAG GAGGGTATGTCTCAACAGAGTGTCACAAGGGTCCGACGATTCCAGCGTGAACTTGAAGCCGCTGAAGACCGTGCTGACACTGCTGAGAGCAACCTCTCTCTGATCCGCGCCAAGCACCGCACCTTTGTTACCACCTCCACCGTACCTGGCTCACAAGTTTACTTAGTGCAAGAGTCGCGCGCACTCAGCACAGAGTGA